From the Thermococcus sp. 18S1 genome, one window contains:
- a CDS encoding nucleotidyltransferase domain-containing protein has translation MPREKVVRVWDEREVVYPPKRWRYLREKREKALEIMERLSQFDPQLYGSVARGDVRRDSDIDIFIPYRVPSYLIELALEGLVSRRKIVMATPWHLIKGVIEIDDETAVTFPLIDPTDRELEFYRWGGAVDLWGVKTNERVPGVNKKLILIVPTERGHIEREVVGRESEVAKILGVSIDIVTERVHVLTRRDAIGRTGIYINEEVPDWMSFEEALKVIADRDPNVRRKVRERGGI, from the coding sequence ATGCCGAGGGAAAAAGTCGTCAGGGTGTGGGATGAGCGGGAAGTTGTATACCCCCCAAAGAGATGGCGCTACCTCCGAGAGAAGAGGGAGAAGGCGCTGGAGATAATGGAGCGCCTGAGCCAGTTCGATCCGCAGCTCTACGGCAGCGTCGCCCGGGGAGACGTCAGACGGGATAGCGATATAGATATCTTCATACCCTACCGGGTGCCGAGCTACCTCATCGAGCTCGCCCTTGAGGGGCTCGTGAGCAGAAGGAAGATAGTCATGGCAACCCCGTGGCACCTCATCAAGGGGGTCATCGAGATAGACGACGAAACAGCCGTCACATTTCCGTTGATAGACCCCACCGACAGGGAGCTTGAGTTCTACCGGTGGGGCGGGGCGGTTGATCTGTGGGGTGTGAAAACGAATGAGCGCGTCCCCGGCGTCAATAAGAAGCTGATACTCATAGTCCCCACCGAGAGGGGGCACATCGAGAGGGAAGTCGTTGGGCGGGAGAGCGAGGTTGCAAAAATCCTCGGCGTGAGCATCGACATCGTCACCGAGCGCGTCCATGTCCTGACGAGGAGGGACGCGATAGGAAGAACCGGGATCTACATCAACGAGGAAGTTCCCGACTGGATGAGCTTCGAGGAAGCGCTGAAGGTGATAGCAGACCGCGACCCGAACGTCAGGAGAAAGGTGAGGGAGCGCGGTGGGATTTAG
- a CDS encoding type II toxin-antitoxin system VapC family toxin: MKSFMVDSTVFVEHLKGNPTATDILEALIEESVAGYINETVASEVVFIYLKLKTGKSFRTLKKKPELVRAVQKEPVYELLSLFRFLETNEFVFSLSKKLIEEYGLLPNDAVIGATAIFYNLDGIITLDKDFAEMAQNENLLIVSSKEELLNL, translated from the coding sequence ATGAAGAGCTTTATGGTTGATTCGACGGTTTTCGTTGAGCATTTAAAGGGGAATCCCACTGCCACGGACATCCTTGAGGCCCTTATCGAAGAGAGTGTAGCCGGATACATAAACGAAACCGTTGCGTCCGAAGTTGTTTTTATATACCTAAAGCTCAAAACCGGCAAAAGTTTCAGAACGCTGAAGAAAAAGCCAGAACTTGTCAGGGCAGTTCAAAAAGAGCCAGTTTACGAGCTTCTCTCACTCTTCAGATTCCTTGAAACAAATGAGTTCGTCTTCTCCCTGTCTAAAAAGCTTATTGAAGAATACGGCCTTCTTCCCAACGATGCCGTCATCGGCGCAACGGCCATTTTCTACAACCTTGATGGGATAATAACCCTTGACAAAGACTTTGCCGAAATGGCTCAGAACGAGAACCTTTTGATTGTGTCTTCAAAAGAGGAACTGCTGAACCTCTAA
- the serS gene encoding serine--tRNA ligase — MLDIKLIRENPDIVRGDLIKRGELEKLKWIDEILELDARWRDNLKRINALRKERNQLAVQIGKRKKAGEPIDDLLAKSNEIVRQIEELEREVEELKKKIDYYLWRLPNITHESVPVGKDDTENVPIRFWGKARVWEGFLESFKEQSLGKMDYEVLDWRPRLHVDMLELLRGADLERAAKVSGARFYYLMNELVILDLALLRFALDKLIEKGFVPVIPPYMVRRFVEEGVTSFGDFEDVIYKVEGEDLYLVPTAEHPLAGMHANEIIEGKDLPLLYAGVSPCFRKEAGTAGKDTKGIFRVHQFHKVEQFVYARPEESWEWHEKLIANAEEIFRELEIPYRVVNICTGDLGYVAAKKYDIEAWMAGQGKFREVVSASNCTEWQARRLNIRYRDKTHEKPKFVHTLNSTAIATSRAIVAILENFQTEEGVVKLPKALWKYTGFKEILPAHMKEKCCGE; from the coding sequence ATGCTGGACATAAAGCTCATCCGTGAAAATCCCGATATCGTCAGGGGCGACCTCATAAAGCGCGGCGAGCTTGAGAAGCTCAAGTGGATAGACGAGATTCTGGAGCTCGATGCCAGATGGCGCGATAACCTGAAGAGGATAAACGCCCTCAGGAAGGAGCGCAACCAGCTTGCCGTCCAGATAGGCAAGCGCAAGAAGGCTGGCGAACCGATAGACGATCTGCTGGCTAAAAGCAACGAGATAGTGAGGCAGATCGAGGAGCTTGAGAGGGAAGTTGAGGAGCTGAAGAAGAAGATAGACTACTACCTCTGGCGTTTACCCAACATCACCCATGAGAGCGTTCCTGTCGGCAAGGACGACACCGAGAACGTCCCCATCAGGTTCTGGGGCAAGGCTCGCGTCTGGGAGGGCTTCCTCGAGAGCTTTAAGGAGCAGAGCCTTGGAAAGATGGACTACGAGGTTCTCGACTGGAGGCCGAGGCTTCACGTGGACATGCTCGAGCTCCTGAGGGGAGCAGACCTTGAGAGGGCCGCGAAGGTCAGCGGTGCGCGCTTTTACTATCTCATGAACGAGCTGGTCATCCTCGACCTTGCTTTGCTCCGCTTCGCCCTCGACAAGCTCATCGAGAAGGGCTTCGTCCCGGTCATACCGCCCTACATGGTGCGCCGCTTTGTTGAGGAGGGCGTCACGAGCTTCGGCGACTTCGAGGACGTCATCTACAAGGTGGAGGGCGAGGACCTCTACCTGGTTCCGACGGCCGAGCACCCGCTGGCCGGGATGCACGCCAACGAGATAATCGAGGGCAAAGACCTGCCGCTCCTCTACGCCGGCGTGAGCCCCTGCTTCCGCAAGGAGGCTGGAACCGCCGGAAAGGACACGAAGGGAATCTTCCGCGTCCACCAGTTCCACAAGGTCGAGCAGTTCGTTTACGCGAGGCCCGAGGAGAGCTGGGAGTGGCACGAGAAGCTCATAGCCAACGCGGAGGAGATATTCCGGGAGCTTGAGATTCCCTACCGCGTCGTGAACATCTGCACCGGCGACCTCGGCTACGTTGCGGCGAAGAAGTACGACATCGAGGCCTGGATGGCGGGCCAGGGCAAGTTCAGGGAGGTCGTAAGCGCGAGCAACTGCACCGAGTGGCAGGCGAGAAGGCTGAACATCCGCTACCGCGACAAGACCCACGAGAAGCCCAAGTTCGTCCACACGCTCAACTCGACTGCCATAGCCACCTCGAGGGCAATCGTTGCCATCCTCGAGAACTTCCAGACGGAAGAGGGCGTGGTAAAGCTCCCGAAGGCTCTCTGGAAGTACACGGGCTTCAAGGAGATTCTGCCGGCCCACATGAAGGAGAAGTGCTGCGGGGAGTGA
- the glp gene encoding gephyrin-like molybdotransferase Glp — protein sequence MAFLKVVPLEKALEVINSFPLKPEIESVPLSEALGRILAEDVPSPINVPPFDRATVDGYAVRAEDTFMASESEPVRLKVVGEINAGDTPTVELKPGESVYISTGAPLPEGADAVIQFEDVDREGEEVIIYKPAYPGLGVMKAGTDVPQGKTILKRGTRLTFKDTALLSAVGIAEVPVFRKPRVAVISTGNEVVLPGTELRYGQIYDINGRAIADAVRELGGEALFLGIARDNRESLKALIEKGIECCDMVILSGGASGGIRDLTSSIIEELGEVKIHGIAIQPGKPTIIGLINGKPVFGLPGYPTSCLTNFTLLVAPLLRKLLGRENEIRKVRKKLAHKVFSVKGRRQFLPVRIEGEKALPILKGSGAVTSFIEADGFIEVPENVEILEAGEEVEVTFFG from the coding sequence ATGGCGTTCCTGAAGGTCGTTCCTCTGGAGAAAGCCCTCGAGGTCATAAACTCATTCCCCCTGAAGCCAGAAATCGAAAGCGTCCCACTGAGCGAAGCCCTCGGCAGGATTCTGGCCGAGGATGTGCCATCGCCGATAAACGTTCCGCCCTTCGACAGGGCCACCGTCGACGGCTACGCAGTAAGGGCTGAGGACACCTTCATGGCAAGCGAAAGCGAGCCGGTTAGACTGAAGGTCGTCGGGGAAATAAACGCTGGGGACACTCCAACTGTGGAGCTCAAGCCCGGTGAGAGCGTTTACATCTCCACAGGTGCGCCCCTGCCCGAGGGTGCCGATGCGGTGATACAGTTCGAGGACGTGGACAGGGAAGGAGAGGAAGTCATCATCTACAAGCCGGCTTACCCGGGTCTCGGCGTCATGAAGGCCGGAACAGACGTCCCCCAAGGAAAGACCATCCTCAAACGCGGAACGAGGCTGACCTTCAAGGACACGGCACTCCTCTCGGCCGTTGGAATCGCCGAGGTTCCCGTCTTCAGGAAGCCTCGGGTGGCCGTGATAAGCACCGGAAACGAGGTGGTTCTCCCCGGGACTGAGCTGAGGTACGGACAGATATACGACATAAACGGCCGCGCCATAGCGGACGCGGTCAGGGAGCTCGGTGGCGAGGCGCTCTTCCTCGGCATAGCCAGGGATAACCGTGAGAGCCTCAAGGCGCTCATTGAGAAGGGAATTGAGTGCTGCGACATGGTAATCCTCAGCGGCGGTGCGAGCGGTGGGATAAGGGACCTGACCAGCTCGATAATCGAGGAGCTCGGCGAGGTAAAGATTCACGGCATAGCGATTCAGCCTGGTAAGCCGACGATAATCGGCCTGATCAATGGAAAGCCCGTCTTTGGCCTGCCCGGCTACCCGACCAGCTGCCTGACCAACTTCACCCTGCTCGTTGCGCCTCTCCTAAGAAAGCTCCTCGGAAGGGAGAACGAGATCAGAAAGGTCCGGAAAAAGCTCGCCCACAAGGTCTTCTCCGTGAAAGGCAGGCGTCAGTTCCTCCCGGTCAGGATAGAGGGCGAAAAAGCCCTGCCCATACTCAAGGGGAGCGGAGCAGTAACTAGCTTCATAGAGGCCGACGGCTTCATCGAGGTGCCGGAGAACGTTGAGATACTGGAGGCGGGAGAAGAGGTCGAAGTCACGTTCTTCGGCTGA